In Dyadobacter subterraneus, a single genomic region encodes these proteins:
- a CDS encoding CPBP family glutamic-type intramembrane protease encodes MIKILFEFFRNPYSLFGKGQNETVPEKLDFLKKAILFCLVSCFVILMIIILMIEMPLRNLLDISILANLTHNRQAFRESTTPLGVILDICLAAPFLEEGIFRFILILKSRCLQIISILLILDFITSFHSFYISSYQYTVIVLPILCMLFFYNKLLTRPGEEVLQRKFYNYACWFSCIAFGLAHIRNFAPLQLSLIFLYPFYVLPQMVYGVVLSYAVVRYKSIFLTFLIHAE; translated from the coding sequence ATGATCAAAATTTTATTCGAATTCTTCCGAAATCCTTATTCACTTTTTGGTAAAGGTCAAAACGAAACAGTACCAGAAAAGCTCGATTTCTTAAAGAAGGCCATATTGTTCTGTCTTGTTTCTTGCTTCGTCATTTTAATGATAATTATTTTGATGATCGAAATGCCGCTTAGAAATTTACTTGATATTTCTATTTTGGCAAATCTGACACACAACAGACAAGCTTTTCGTGAATCCACCACTCCGTTGGGCGTAATTTTAGATATATGCCTGGCTGCTCCGTTTTTAGAGGAGGGAATTTTTCGGTTTATCCTGATCTTGAAATCCCGCTGCCTGCAAATAATTTCCATTTTGCTAATACTTGATTTTATTACTTCATTTCACTCTTTCTATATTTCTTCCTATCAGTATACTGTTATTGTGCTGCCAATTTTGTGTATGCTCTTTTTTTACAACAAGCTTTTGACACGTCCCGGGGAAGAGGTGTTGCAGAGGAAGTTTTACAATTATGCATGTTGGTTTTCTTGTATAGCTTTTGGTCTTGCTCACATAAGAAATTTTGCCCCACTCCAACTATCGTTAATTTTCTTATACCCTTTTTACGTGCTGCCCCAGATGGTTTATGGCGTTGTTTTAAGTTATGCAGTAGTTAGATACAAATCCATTTTTTTAACTTTTCTGATTCATGCGGAATAA